DNA from Methanomassiliicoccales archaeon:
GTAATGCTTCTCGTTCAACCGCCAGGATTTGTGAACGGGTATCCAGGAGTGGTCCATGTCCTCGAGGACGATGTCCAATGTCTTTATCGCCCGTTTCAGGACGGAGGTGAACGCCAGATCGAACTTGTATCCACCATCGATAAGCAAGCGGGCAGCCTCGTGCGCTTCCACTACTCCCTTCTCAGAAAGGCCGACGTCGGTCCAGCCGGTGAAGCGGTTCTCCTTGTTCCAGGTACTTTCCCCGTGGCGAAGCAGCACTACTTTAATCATCGCTATCCTGGCAACATATCATCCAGGGCATAAAAACGCTTTCGCTTGATAAAATACCACCATGACCTGCATTGTGAGGCACGGTCTTTCCGTTCAATCATCGCTCATCCATTTTACAAGGTCGTTGTCAGCGATGGAAAAAGGGAAGAAAAAAAGTTTGCATCATTTCGCTTTTGGAGTATACGATTTTGTGCTGAGATTGGTCACGGTCAGGGTTTTAGTTTCCAAATCCACCTGGACCCTTATGGTTATGTGCAAGCCCAAGGACGGTATGTAAAATTCCATGTCCTTGGGGTGGCCATGTGGGTTCATCTTCGGATCAAACACGTATTTAGGATCCGGCGAGCAACTATCACCAACCTTGATCTGTCCTGCTGGGCAAATTACCATCTTCGAACATTCCCCCATTAATGGTATTTATTAAATTTACGGTGTAGTTTATAAAGCTTATTTAAATGAAGAGAAAATTATTTATATGGCGTTAACGGAAAAGCTCTAATTGCCCGTTAAAACAATGTAAACTCAGGGGGAACATGGGCAAGAGGATCCGCCTTTCCATGGTCGGCCGGGAGGGGGAGTTCGAGAAGTTCCAATCCCAGTTGGCCCAGGTCATTTCCGGTCGAGGCTCGACCATATTCATCTACGGTGAGGCCGGCATCGGAAAGACCAGGCTAGTCGAGGAACTGGGTAAGTTCTGCGACATCACCGGATCCAAGATGCTGATCGGACACTGCCTGCCAGGAGCTCCCACACCATACCTTCCGTTCATGGAGGCCATGAGGGGCGAGGGGTTGAAAGGCGCGGACCGCTGCCGGGACCTGTGCGGCTCGCCGCCGGACAAGATAATGTTCGAACTACTGGACTGGTTGCGTTCCTTATCCGGGGCGTCCCCCTTAGTCCTGGTCCTGGAAGACCTTCATTGGGCCGACACCAGCACGGTACAGCTGATGCACTTCCTAACCCGCAACATCGGGGACCTGAAGGTCCTGATGGTCGGCACGTTCCGGCCGGAGGAGATCGGCCCGGAAGGGGAATCTCCACATCCTCTGGCCGAAGCCCTTAGGGTCATACGGAGGGAGGGGGCCTGCCGCGAGATTGACCTAAAGCAGCTGCGGGAAGGGGATGTGGAGCAGCTCATCAACCTGATGCTCTCCGGCCGCTGTCATCACAGCTTCGTGGACCTGGTGACCAAGGAGACCGGGGGGAACCCCCTCTTCGTCATCGAGGCTATCAACCTGCTCCTGCAGACCAAGGACCTGGAGAAGCAGGAAGGGTTCTGGAACGTGAAGGGTAGGACCGCCCTGGACGTCCCACCCACGGTCAGGGAGGTGGTCCTACGGCGGGTCGAACGCCTGTCCAAGCCGCGCAAGCGCCTTCTGGAATGCGCCTCCGTGGTCGGCATGAACTTCGACATCGACACGCTGTCGGACATACTCGGTAACAACCGCCTGGAGGTCATCGAAGCGCTGGAGGAGCTGGAGAACCCTCATTCATTAGTATACTCGGTCCAGCAAGAGGACTTCGCCTTCAGCCACGAGGCGGTGATGCGGGCGGTCTACGAGAACATCAGCGAGATCAAGCGCAAGGAGCTGCACCACATGATCGCCCGGCGGCTGGAAGCCCGACCGCTGGGTCTGCAGGAGCGCTGCGCCCTGGCCTATCACCTAGACCGGGCGGGGGATGCCGATAAGGCCTATCCCCACCATCTCATCGCCGGGGAGGGCTGGCTCAGGTGTATGGGCATATACGAGGCCGCCCCCCACTTCAAGATCGTGCTGGACCATACCAAGGAGCATCACGAACGCCTCACCGACCGGTTGAGAGCGCTCGAGGGCATGGCCGACTGCTATTACAACGAGGGTGACTACCAGTCCGCCGACGACTTGCTAAAGGAGTTCATCGCCCTTTCCGGAAAGGACGCCATCTGCGCCCGCATACTGCGCAAGAGGGCGGAATGCTGGGGCCCGGCCCGCCTGGGCAAAGGGTCATCGGACACCTTCCTGCAGCTCCTGGACCAGGCGGAGGGCTGCCCCCTCATCAATGATTTCGAACGTGGAGAGATCGCCTCGGACAGGGCCCTGCATTTCCTGTGGCAGGGGGACTACTTCTCCGCCAACCAGCACAGCCGGCTGTCCGAGGAATGGTTCGATAAGAGCGGTGATAAGGAACGCTACATGAGCCAGCTGCTGCAGCACATCTTCATCTACCTGTCCCTCGGGGACATGTCCCACGCCCACGGCAACATCGACAGGGCCAACGAGGTGCAGAGGACGGTGGGCGGGAGAGTGGGGGAAGCGGAGATCAACTGTACGCTGGCGGAGATACTCCTGCAGGAGGGCAAGTACCGGGAGGCGCTGCAGGCCTTCGGCCGGGGCCGGGATATGACCGCGCAGTTAGGGGATCACATCGCCATGTGCTGGTGTCAGATCTACACGGCTCTGGCGCACCGCCTGCTGAGCGAACAGGAGGCGGCGGAGAAGGCGGCGGACCTGGCGGTGCAATACACGGAGGAGGTGGAGATTCCATACACAGTGGCCATGGCCCTGGGGGTGAGGGCCCTGGTCAAAATAGGGTTTAAAGCATTGGACGAAGCCAGGAAGGACCTGGAGAAGGCCGAGGGACTGATGCAGGGCATGAAGCCCGGGGTCAAGATGCAGGCCCCCGGGTTCGTGCGGGGGGTGAGGGCCCTGCTGACCGCCATGGACGGGAACGAGGCCGAGGATTATTTCGTCCAGTCCCTGAAGCTGTTGCAGGGGGCCATGACCAGTCTTCTGTGCGAAGCGCTGGTCCGCACCTGGTACGGGGAGGCACTGGAAAAATGGGGCCGCAAGGGCGAATCGATAGAGCAGTACGAACGGGCCAATGGCCTGTTCATACTCCTTGGCAACCAGTCAGAGGGGTCCAAGGTCTCCCGGTCCTTGCGGCTACTGACCGCACCGGAAGGGGAGGTGGTCATTGCCAAGTGACAAGCTTTATTGCTTAAAAATAGCTAGTTTTTCCAATCGCTCGTGGGGGGTACGGTAATGGACGAGAGGTCAGAACAGATCACGTTGAAGGTCCTGCGCACGTTGCGCGAGGTCTATCCGGCCAAGGTGGACGAGATCGTGCTGGTGGCTGCGGTGCAGAAGGATGTCTCCGGGGCCAGCGTGGAGATGATCTCCGGCATACTGGATGACGCGGTGGACCGCGGGTACATCGAATCGATCATGGCCGAGGGCGTGGCCGGTGAGGGCCGCTGGTTCAAGATAACCGCCCGCGGGATCGAACGCTTGCAGGAGCTGGAGATGCGCACCATGCCCGCGGACGTGCAGACCATCATGGAGCTGGAGCGCCGGATGGTCGGTACCTATGAAAGAGTGCACGAGGACCTCGAGCGCATGCGCGGGGAGGTGGAGGAGCGGGTCACCACCCTGAGCAAGGAGATGGAGGACATGGAGGGGAAGATACAGGACCACGACCAGGTCATCAAGACCTATTTTGTGCGGGTCATCGAGACCTTTGGGGTCTTCGTGGGCATATTCGCCGTGGTGGTCGTCTCCGTCCTCAACCGCTACGACGAGGCCGCGGCCAACATCGTGGACAACCCCGTCTCCGCCCTGATATTGGTGCTGGGGACCCCGTTGGCCGTGCTCTTCGTGGTGCTGGTGATGCTCTATGGCATCAAGAGGTTCGTCCTGCAGCCGGTTAAAAAAAGTTGAGAGCGCCCATCACATTCCCACCCGGGGGTACAGGCGCCCCCCGATGATTATCAGGACCGCGGCCATGACGGTCAGCAGCCCCAGGTCCAGAAATATGCCGAACTCGCTTACGCCGCCGACGACCATCGAGCCCCGCAGGGCGTCCACCACGTAGGTGAGGGGGTTGCCATAGGATATCACTTGGAGCCATTCGGGCATCATGGAGATGGGGTAGATGGCGTTGCTGACGAAGAAGAGAGGCATGGTGATCATCTGGCCGATGCCCATGAACCGCTCCCTGGTCTTTACCAGGCAGGCGATGATCAGGGAAAGGGTGGCGAAGATGGCCGCCCCCAGAAGGACTATTACCACGACCAGCAGGACGTCGAGCGGGTTCAGGATCACGTGCACACCTAGAAGGACGGCCAGCACGAAGACGATGAACGCCTGCGATAGGCTGCGCAATCCCGCGGAGAGCGCTTTCCCGGCCACCAACGCCGTGCGGGGCGTGGGGCTCACCAAGAACTTCTGTATTATGCCTAGGTCCCTCTCCCACACTATGGATATGCCGTAGAATATGGAGATGAAGAGCACGCTCTGGGCCAGGATGCCCGGGGTCATGAAGTCCAGATAGGGCATTTCGCCGGTGGGGATCGCTCTTACTTGGGCGAGCACCTGCCCGAAGACCACCAACCAAAGCACTGGCTGCACCACCCGGGTCAGGAGGTCGGCGGGATCGTGCCTCAGCTTGCGAGCCTCCAGCTCAGTTATGACCAATGATTTTTTGATGAAGGCCCGCAGGTACGCCAGTATTCCGCCGGACGCGGCACTACCCGAGGCGCCTGGCGGTCTGCCGCTCGCGTTGGATGTCACGATAGTTCCCTCCCGTTCCTATAGTGTTCCCGGTGAAATGGATGAAGGCGTCGTCTAGGTTGGCCGCACCCGCTTTTTCCTTCAGCTCCTTGGGGGTGCCTAGGGCGATCAGCTTGCCCTTATGCATGATGCCGATGCGATGACAGAGGGCGTCGGCCTCGTCCATGAGGTGGGTGGTCAGGAAAATGGTGGTCCCGAACTCCCGCTGCAGGTCGCCGATCATCTCCCATACCGCCCTCCGGGCCACCGGGTCCAGGCCGATGGTCGGCTCGTCCAAGAACAGTACGCGGGGACGATGCAGCGTGGACTGGGCTATCTCCAGCCGGCGGACCATTCCTCCGGAGTAGGTGCGGACCAGCTTGTCCCCGAACTCGCTCAGCCCCATGTAGTCCAAGGCCCGTCTCACCCTCTCTTCCAGCTCCTTTCCCGGCACCTCATAGAGCTTGCCGAATATCAACAGGTTCTCGTAACCGGTAAGGCTGGCATCGGCAGAGAGCAGCTGGGGCACGTAACCGATGGTCCGGCGCACCGCCGACGGCTGCTTCACCACGTCCAGACCGTCCACCAAGGCCTTGCCGGAGCTGGGCGGCAAGAGGGTAGTGAGCATCTTGATGGTGGTGGTCTTACCGGCGCCGTTCGGACCTAGCAACCCGAACACCTCCCCATCTGCCACCGTGAGGTCCAAGGAGTCCACCGCGATGAACTTGCCGAAACGCCGGGACAGCCCTTCGGCCTGGACCGCTAGCATAGGGGAGCACTCCGTCCGCACTGAACATCCTTCTTTCTCATATCCATTCGTAGCGGCACCCCATGGGACGCCAGATTATTTACCGGTTTGCCGGGGTTTGAAGAACCCGGCCCTTTCCATCGCTTGGCGAGCGACAGCATTGCTCGGCCCGTCCCCCCTGGCCACGTTGACCGAGACCCCGTCCCCGGCCGCCTCGGCAATCCTGCCCACACCGTGATTGGTGAAGCCCGGACACAACAGGAACGATTGCACGCCATCTCGAACCAGTTCCCGGCACAGCTCCACCGCCTGATCCTCGTCCCTCACCAGCACGGTGGTCAACTGGTAGAGCGAGGTCTCGACCACGGTCCTGTGCCGCGACGGCTCCGCGTCCGGGGTCATGGCCACCATGGCCACCATGGCCGCTCTGAACTTATCCTTAGTCATACATGGAACATGGCATCGCCAGATTATTAATTGACGGGCAGTTTTAGTTATCACGGTCGATCGAATTCTAACCGCTCAATATCGAGAGAAGGTAATATAAGCCGTTCAAAATCTATTTCATACGGTCCTTGGGAAGAGGACGAGGGGAAAGGTGATTTTTACGAAGGGTAAGATAATAGCCTTAGTTCTGGTGATATTAATGGGCCTGAGCCTGGTGTCATTGGCGCCCGGGGCTCAGGCGGATACCGTGGATTGGGTTCTGGAAGGGCAAATTCCCGGGGAGAGGTCGGCTTTCGTCTGGGCAGAGCTTCCGGATGGACGCATCTTCATGGGTCTGGGATTCAACTCCTCTTCGTATCAATATAGAAACGACAGCTGGATATTGGACCCCTTCGAGATGACCTGGACAAGAATGGCCGATGCGCCCTATGGTATGGTATCGACCACCGCAGCTTACCTTGAAGGCAAGGTGTACGTCTTCGGAGGGTTCGACTCAATCGTCGGTCCCACCACCAACGTGCTGATCTACGACGTGGATGCGAATGCATGGAGCACCGGTCCGGCCTTGCCCGCCACAAGTTCTCACATGAAATGTGTCGCGGTCGACGAACGGCACATCCTGGTCGTCGGTGGCGAATCATCGAGCTGGGTAAAGTGCTACCTGTTCGATGTGGAAACCCAGATATTTAACACGGCCGATGATCTCCCGGACGGCAGGGCCGGCGGAACATTGGTCACGGTCGCCGACATTGCATACTATTTTGGTGGATGGACGTCTGGCTATGTCACATCGGATAGCATATTTGGTTATGACGTGGTCAATGACAATTGGTGGACCGCGGACGAGCTCCCAGAACCCATGGCCGGCATGGCCGGGGTACTTGGGAGCGATGGGCTGATCTACCTTCTTGGAGGAGCTCTGAACCCAGCGTGGGGTGGGGCGAACACAGAACAAGCCATCGCCTGGGACCCCGTTGACAAACAGTTCATCGACCTGCCCGATCTGGCCGAACCATTGAGATTTGCGGCGCCCTTCGAACTGGCTGATGGCCGGATAATGTACTTCGGTGGCCACAACGATGACCTGGGCAATCAGAACGTCTACTCCATTAAGGCCTGGAATATCGAGGCTACCTTGGACTCCGACACCGTGGGGCAAGGGGAGAGCGCCTGGCTGAGCCTAAACATTCACACCAACTTCGCCAAGGTCAATGATTTGTATGGTACCGTTTACCTGATGGCCATGGGCGTGACCTTCGCCACTTACTACATCGAATCTCAGGGGGGCATGGTCAGCCTGGAGATACCTATATCTCAGGAGACGCAACCGCTCGGCTACGTATTGGTGTTCTCCGATGTTGGTTCTAACTGGGTGCAGGATTTCACCATTGAACCGTTGGCCCTGACGGTCACGGACACCCCGTCCATGCAGGACCGCTTGAACGATCTGCAAGAACAGAACCATGCCTTGCAGGATCAGTTGAACGAGACGCGGGACGAGCTGAAGGAAGCGACGGACGCCAAACTGGACGCTATGATTGGCTACATAATATTGATCATAGCCCTGGGCGCCCTAGTGGTTGGCGTCATAATCCTAGTACGTAAGAAGTGAGCCTAAACCCCTTCCTTTCTTTTTTATCCGTTCAACCAGGACACGATCCCCTGGATGTCCTTGGTGCCCGTGGGAATGGATAGTACAGTCTGGCTACGCGGTAGGATGACCCCTTTCCGCCACTCCCCCTCTACCAAGAAGAGGACCTTGGCGTCGAACGTAGACAACCTCCCGGACAAAGACAGTAGCTCCCCTTCCCGGCCGCCGGTCAGGTCTACGATGAGTCGCGCGGCCTTCAGTTCCTGAACGGACCGCATCGAAGAGACGAAAAGGACGGACTCCTCGGGCGTCACCAGGTGCGGCAGGAAGCCGAAAAGCTCCTGGTTCATGAGGTACAGGTGCTCCTTGACCTGGTAGACAACCTCCACGGTGTCCTTCTCCCGGTTCATCGTGCCGTAGATCACGGATTGGCCAGCCGCGGAGAGCGCCTCGGCTACGGTCGCCTCCGGCGGCTTGGAATGATAATCGCCGCAATCAGAGAAAATGACCAGGTGTTTGAAGTCCTCCTTCCGCCGCACCTGGCCCAGGCGGTCGATGACCTCCTGATTTTTCAACGGCCTCAGCTTCCTGCGCACCTTCCTTTTGAACAGCAGGCGAGAGCGTTTGTCCCCTTTCAGGTACTCGTCGCGGAACATGCGAAAGCCTCGGGAGAACCGGCGCTCCTTGCGCATGGCGTTGCCCTTGCCGCCCTTTCCCTCCAGCTCCCGAGCTTGATTGATAAGATACTCGAAGCCCTTCAAACGTACGGTGATCCGTTCCACCTCGGGCGAGCCGGGGTCCTTTTGCAAGAGCGCCTCGACCTCCCGACGCATCTGGTTGTAGTACGCCAGGGTCAGGTCGTTGAACCGCCAGGGCTGCCCGTGCTTCTTCTCGTAGCGCTCGCGGTTGCGCTCGAAGAGCGCTTGATAGTCCTTCTCCACCAGCTTCTTGAAGGACAGGCTGCCCTTGTGATAGATGAAGCATCCTTCGTTGATCACCAGGCGGTAGCCGGCCTTCTTCACCCTCAGGCAATAATCGTCGTCCTCGAACATGCCTATGCTGAACTCTTCGTCCAGCAGCCCGACCTTGTCCAGGACGTCGCGACGCATTGCCACGCAGTAGAAGCCCAGCTTCTCCGTGTCGAAGAGATGCCCCTTGTTCTTCGCCGTGTAACGCCCGGCCACCTCCACATAGTTCTCTTCGTTAAGGGATGGGAGCATGATCATCTGCTCATTCCCAGCAGAGTTAGTGACAGGGCACATCAGGCCGATGGAGCGGTCCCTCTCCAACGGCGTCAGCAGCGCGTCCAGCCAGCCCGGTGTCATCAATGTGTCGTTGTTCAACAGGACGATGCGGTCGCCGGTGGCCGCGCGCAGACCGTCGTTGTTCCCGCCAGCGTAGCCTTTGTTGCTCTCGTTCAGGACCACCTTGACGTTGCCATGCTCCTTCTCCACCGTGCGCAGGTAATCAGACGTGCCGTCGGTGGAGGCGTTGTCCACCAGGACCAGCTCGATATCGTCAGCGTTCGTGAACTTGAAGATGCTCTCGACGCAGGGGACGGTGCCCTCCTTCAGCTGGTTGTAGGTAAGGACCACTACGCTCGCTCTCATGGCCACCCTTCCCCATCAATCCGTGTTCTTTAGAACCTTTCGCTTCCTCTGGCCGGACCGCTCCATCTCCTTCAGGTGGTTGGCGATGTCCAGGAAGCGCTGGTCCCAGGAGCTGTTCCGGGCCACCTCGATGCGCTTGGCCCTCAGGGCCTCGTCGTTTTCTCCTAATGCGGCCAGGATCCCCCTCTCGAACTCCGTGTCCCCCTCGTAAAGGTAGCAGACCTCGGCGTACCGCTCCATCTCCGGCAGCCGGACGCTTACGACAGGCTTGCCACTGCTGATGTACTCGTAGAACTTGACCGGGTTGGTGGCCATGGTCAGGGGGACCACCCGGAAGGGGATGATGCAGACGTCGAAGTAATAAAGGTAGCCGGGCAGGTCCTTGTACGGCAGCTCCCCCAGCAGATGGACGTTGGACAACCGTTTCAGCCCGTTGACATCACAACCAAGGGTAGAGCCGATCAGCACGAAGTTCCATTCCGGATGCTTCTCCGCGCAACGGGCCACTACCTGCGGGTCGAACCATTCGGAGATGGCCCCGTGATAGCCGATTATCGGCCTCTTCAGGGAGTCGAGCTTGCCGTTCGGGAACAGGGTGTGGAACATGTTGAAGTCGGTGCCGTTGCGCACCAGTATGGTGCTATCGTTGAACGCCGCCGCCTTCTCGTAGAGCTTGGCCGAGCTGGTGACCACCAGATCGGCCTTCCCCATGAGCTGCGTTTCCCGTTTCACCACCTCGGTGGCGTTGTTGCTGAAGCCGGCGTGGTCGTCCATGCAGTCGAAGATCAACGTGCCGGACACACGGGAACGGCACAGGTCGGCCAGCTGCCCCCATCCGGGGAACTGCACCAGGTAGGTGACGGACTTGGCGTCCAATCGTCTCAGCACGCCCAATAGCCCGTGCGCAACATTGTTGAGGTCCGCCCCCCGGATACGATCCTGGTAGACGTTCAGCTTGTTGAAGGAGCTCAAACGGAGCTCGTAGATGTGCTCCCGCAGCTTGCCCAGGGTCACATCCTTCAACGCCTCGGCGTCGTTGAGGTACCGGGCGCCCTTCGGCGTCAGGTCCATGTGAACGAAGATGACCGTGTACCCGTTATCGGCGAAGCGCGACACCAGCTGCTGCGGTCTCTGCCAGCGGAACTCCCAGGGTATGACCGGGAAGACCACCAGGACCTTCCGTCCGTCGGCGTTGGCCTCCACCTCCTCGAGGTTGGACGGCTCTGAACGATAGAACATGCCCTGGACCTTGGAAGGGGCCAGCTGCAGGGTCACGCTCTTGAACGTGGCCACCAGGCCGTCGGACTTGAGCTTATCTACAGCCTGCTTCTGCAGGCGAGCGAACTTCTCTATCCTTCCGATGGAGGGGATGCTGTCCAGGAACTCCAGCCGCAGCTGCATGCTGCGGGCCCAGTCGGACATGGTCATGAGTTCGGCCTGCTTGGCCATGAAGCGGTCGGTCATGTCCTGCAGGCGGACGAACTGCTCATCGCGCTGTTGAATCGCCTCGGTGATGCTGGCCTCGGCCTCGGCCAGCTCGATGTCCTGCCGCGCCATGGCCTCCCGGGCGATCAGGAGGTCGTTCTGGCTGATGTTCAGTTCGTCCCTCATTTGTTGGGAGAGAATCCTCTCTCCCTCCAGCTCATCGATCAGCTGATGATTGCGCTTCTTCACGTCCTCCAGTTCCCAGGTGGTCTGAACTAGGCGTTCCTTTTCCTTCTCCAGTTCCTTAATGAGCTGGAAGGCGTGGTCCCGTTCAAATTCCATCTGGGCCTGCACGGCCATCTTACGCAGCCTCTCTGATTCCAGATCAACCCGCAAGGTGCCCAACAATCCGTCTTTATCTGCCAGTGACGTTTCGTAACGGACGATGGCGTCAGCCATCTCGCCTAATTTCTTTTCCTGGTTGTGGAGTTGATCATCTTGTAAACGGGCATTAAGCAGCATCTCGCTAAGAGCGGTCTTTGTAGCATCCAGCTCCAATCTGACAGAGTTTAGCTGTTGCTCCCGGTCTTGTAGGAAGGTTTGACTTGCCAGCTGATGAGACCTCTTACAATATTGCGGGGGAACCATGTGAGAACGGTCCTTTCCAAAAACCATGTCGATGAACTTTTCGCACGCCTCTCTATACACTCCCCACAAATCCTTGGGGATCTCTAATTCCATAAGGGCCTCTGGGAATGTCAGCAATGGTCCTAATCTCCGCTCTTGTTTCAGAAAGAGGACGTACAGGGCACGATATAGAACAAAAGACCGGGGGACATGGGAATCGAACACCCATTCGTGATCGGTTATCCAGTAACGCCCGCTCCCGTCAATGATAATATTATCGAAGGTCAAATCGAGGTTTGTCACGGGCATCAGGTCGATCAAGAAGGATTCTGGTACATCTTGGAGAAGTTCGTTCACGAATCCTTCGATACTCGCCCTTCCATCCACAGATCCTAATGAAGCCAGATAGGTCTGGTACTTTTTAAGCAGACCGATCAAGCCTGCCCGATCGTTCCTCTTCGCCAGGGTTAGAAGGGCTTGCTCGAAGGAGGCACCTTCAATATAATCGAACTCCACGGCATCGTCTATTACAGTGCCCGATGGTATGTTGGCATCTGTCAGCTTATCCCTCAACAACTGACCGCCTCTAAAAATATTGATGATGTGAGGTATCCCTTCTGGTGAAAGAGCTCGTTTGAGGACCTTACGACCTTCAGACGTGGACAGGACGGTCGTTTCAGTACGGTACGAAGAAAGTCTTTCCCGATTGTACTTAATAAAGTCGATCCTTCGCTGGGTCATGGTTTAACGCCTGCAGAACACCAGGAATGAATTGGCCATCAGAGAGTATGCCCCGTTCATCAATAAGCTGTCGCACGTTAGACCCTCATCGAACAGGGCAAAGCGCTCCTGATCGTAGTTAGGTGACATTTTGCCCATATCGCCAATCGAAGGAAGTAAACGGTCGGAATAGATGCATTCTGGCAATTTGTAATCTGGATACGGATAATAGAACTCTAGGTCTGAGAACCCTGTCTCCACGAGCATATTTCTTATCTCTTCCCGTCCGAAAGTGCGAAATCCCTCCTCTCCAGGATATCCCTCCAATCCTTGGAACAGTACGCCAGAGTGGTCCTCCGGTGTCCCAGCCCAATATTTCAATCCCAGCTTGTTCTCTATGGCCAAGATCAAAGTACCGTTGTCCTTAAGCGCGGAAATGGCGTGTTTAAGCATTTCCTGATAGGGTTGGGGGGAACGTTGGTATATACCAGCGTATTCCAGGACACCAATCAGGGTGACGTAATCGAACCCCTTCAAGCCACCAATGTTGTCGAACTTGCCAGCGTATACGGTCAGGTTCTGCATCGTGCTGTGCCTGGCTGCTATGATGCTTGCCCGTCGCGGAGATATTTCCACGGCGGTCACCGAACGAACTTTTTCACAGAACAGGCCAGTTAGAGCTCCGCAGCCCGCACCAATTTCCAGCAACGACGCCTCCTTCGAGAAAGGGTACCATTCCAGAAGGTTCTTCCGTCGTTGGTCTAGATGATATAGTACAGCCCATCGCTGGTCATGGCGTATCGCATCTTCGAGATCGTTACCCGATCTCACCAAGGTGAGTATGTCCTCCTCAACATCACCATCAGAATATTGGTCCTGGTCGCTCACGTGGTCCAAGATCAATTTCGGTCCATTGTTCATAGAACCTTCACTCCCGGAGGTCTGAAGTTGTATTGTTGGAATTCATATGGTGATATATACTTATTGAAACCCGGGGAACTGGAATAAAATAATAAATGGGTTGGCGGGTCCGCTCAGCGGAAGATTGGAATTGCATAGAAAAGAGCTGTTTAATGATATCACTGGGGCATGGATCAAAGAAACTAATAATGAAACGATGTAAATCGTCATACATCAAGGCGACCTGTTCGATTATACTTTTTGGCTCTGAC
Protein-coding regions in this window:
- a CDS encoding glycosyltransferase, encoding MADAIVRYETSLADKDGLLGTLRVDLESERLRKMAVQAQMEFERDHAFQLIKELEKEKERLVQTTWELEDVKKRNHQLIDELEGERILSQQMRDELNISQNDLLIAREAMARQDIELAEAEASITEAIQQRDEQFVRLQDMTDRFMAKQAELMTMSDWARSMQLRLEFLDSIPSIGRIEKFARLQKQAVDKLKSDGLVATFKSVTLQLAPSKVQGMFYRSEPSNLEEVEANADGRKVLVVFPVIPWEFRWQRPQQLVSRFADNGYTVIFVHMDLTPKGARYLNDAEALKDVTLGKLREHIYELRLSSFNKLNVYQDRIRGADLNNVAHGLLGVLRRLDAKSVTYLVQFPGWGQLADLCRSRVSGTLIFDCMDDHAGFSNNATEVVKRETQLMGKADLVVTSSAKLYEKAAAFNDSTILVRNGTDFNMFHTLFPNGKLDSLKRPIIGYHGAISEWFDPQVVARCAEKHPEWNFVLIGSTLGCDVNGLKRLSNVHLLGELPYKDLPGYLYYFDVCIIPFRVVPLTMATNPVKFYEYISSGKPVVSVRLPEMERYAEVCYLYEGDTEFERGILAALGENDEALRAKRIEVARNSSWDQRFLDIANHLKEMERSGQRKRKVLKNTD
- a CDS encoding DUF6506 family protein, translated to MTKDKFRAAMVAMVAMTPDAEPSRHRTVVETSLYQLTTVLVRDEDQAVELCRELVRDGVQSFLLCPGFTNHGVGRIAEAAGDGVSVNVARGDGPSNAVARQAMERAGFFKPRQTGK
- a CDS encoding ATP-binding cassette domain-containing protein, with the translated sequence MLAVQAEGLSRRFGKFIAVDSLDLTVADGEVFGLLGPNGAGKTTTIKMLTTLLPPSSGKALVDGLDVVKQPSAVRRTIGYVPQLLSADASLTGYENLLIFGKLYEVPGKELEERVRRALDYMGLSEFGDKLVRTYSGGMVRRLEIAQSTLHRPRVLFLDEPTIGLDPVARRAVWEMIGDLQREFGTTIFLTTHLMDEADALCHRIGIMHKGKLIALGTPKELKEKAGAANLDDAFIHFTGNTIGTGGNYRDIQRERQTARRLG
- a CDS encoding glycosyltransferase family 2 protein, whose translation is MRASVVVLTYNQLKEGTVPCVESIFKFTNADDIELVLVDNASTDGTSDYLRTVEKEHGNVKVVLNESNKGYAGGNNDGLRAATGDRIVLLNNDTLMTPGWLDALLTPLERDRSIGLMCPVTNSAGNEQMIMLPSLNEENYVEVAGRYTAKNKGHLFDTEKLGFYCVAMRRDVLDKVGLLDEEFSIGMFEDDDYCLRVKKAGYRLVINEGCFIYHKGSLSFKKLVEKDYQALFERNRERYEKKHGQPWRFNDLTLAYYNQMRREVEALLQKDPGSPEVERITVRLKGFEYLINQARELEGKGGKGNAMRKERRFSRGFRMFRDEYLKGDKRSRLLFKRKVRRKLRPLKNQEVIDRLGQVRRKEDFKHLVIFSDCGDYHSKPPEATVAEALSAAGQSVIYGTMNREKDTVEVVYQVKEHLYLMNQELFGFLPHLVTPEESVLFVSSMRSVQELKAARLIVDLTGGREGELLSLSGRLSTFDAKVLFLVEGEWRKGVILPRSQTVLSIPTGTKDIQGIVSWLNG
- a CDS encoding ABC transporter permease is translated as MTSNASGRPPGASGSAASGGILAYLRAFIKKSLVITELEARKLRHDPADLLTRVVQPVLWLVVFGQVLAQVRAIPTGEMPYLDFMTPGILAQSVLFISIFYGISIVWERDLGIIQKFLVSPTPRTALVAGKALSAGLRSLSQAFIVFVLAVLLGVHVILNPLDVLLVVVIVLLGAAIFATLSLIIACLVKTRERFMGIGQMITMPLFFVSNAIYPISMMPEWLQVISYGNPLTYVVDALRGSMVVGGVSEFGIFLDLGLLTVMAAVLIIIGGRLYPRVGM
- a CDS encoding AAA family ATPase, with amino-acid sequence MGKRIRLSMVGREGEFEKFQSQLAQVISGRGSTIFIYGEAGIGKTRLVEELGKFCDITGSKMLIGHCLPGAPTPYLPFMEAMRGEGLKGADRCRDLCGSPPDKIMFELLDWLRSLSGASPLVLVLEDLHWADTSTVQLMHFLTRNIGDLKVLMVGTFRPEEIGPEGESPHPLAEALRVIRREGACREIDLKQLREGDVEQLINLMLSGRCHHSFVDLVTKETGGNPLFVIEAINLLLQTKDLEKQEGFWNVKGRTALDVPPTVREVVLRRVERLSKPRKRLLECASVVGMNFDIDTLSDILGNNRLEVIEALEELENPHSLVYSVQQEDFAFSHEAVMRAVYENISEIKRKELHHMIARRLEARPLGLQERCALAYHLDRAGDADKAYPHHLIAGEGWLRCMGIYEAAPHFKIVLDHTKEHHERLTDRLRALEGMADCYYNEGDYQSADDLLKEFIALSGKDAICARILRKRAECWGPARLGKGSSDTFLQLLDQAEGCPLINDFERGEIASDRALHFLWQGDYFSANQHSRLSEEWFDKSGDKERYMSQLLQHIFIYLSLGDMSHAHGNIDRANEVQRTVGGRVGEAEINCTLAEILLQEGKYREALQAFGRGRDMTAQLGDHIAMCWCQIYTALAHRLLSEQEAAEKAADLAVQYTEEVEIPYTVAMALGVRALVKIGFKALDEARKDLEKAEGLMQGMKPGVKMQAPGFVRGVRALLTAMDGNEAEDYFVQSLKLLQGAMTSLLCEALVRTWYGEALEKWGRKGESIEQYERANGLFILLGNQSEGSKVSRSLRLLTAPEGEVVIAK